Genomic window (Leptotrichia sp. oral taxon 212):
GAACCAAAATTGTTGTGCCATAACAGGTTGATGAGAATATCTATTGTTAGTTTCAATAAACAATTTATCTATTTTAGGTAGCAAATCTTCTAATGATTTTTCTATTCTATAAAATAATATTGTTGCTAAAGTTAAACAAAAATCATCACTTTCTATTGAAATTATCTTTTGTAAATTTCCTTTATCAAATAAAATATTTGAATTAAATTCAATAGATAAAAGTAAAATTTGATAAAGTTCCTGATTATAGTTGTTTTTCAAATAATAATCTATTTTTTTTGATACTCTATTTTATTATTACTGAAATATTCATTAACAATTTTTTCAGCATTTTCTCTCTTAAATCCTTTTCTTTTTAATGTTTCAAATAAATCAATAAATTTATTTGTTAATTTTGAATCCTTTAAAGAAGCATCTAAAATTTTTTCAAAAATATTAAAATTTGTTTTTGAAGAATAAAAACTAAATATTTCATTTATCTTATTATTTTTAGGATTTATTTTTTTTAAACCTGAAAAAATACATTTTATTGCTCCTTTATTACCTGATGCTTCTTCTGCAATACAATAATCTATAAAGTTTTTAATTTTTTCAACCCATTTCTCTATCGTTAATTTTTTTTCAATATTATCAAAATAACCAAAAATTTTTGTTTTATCACTCTTGTTTAAAAAAGGAAAATTCTCAATTTGAGTCTTATTCTCATTAATCATTAGATTATGTTCTTTACAAATTTTTCTAAATATACTTAAAAATTCTATTTCTTCACTCTCAAATGAATATGGAAAACAAATATCATCAACGTATCTCGAATATCTAAATCCGTGTTCTTCTATTTTTTTATCAAAATAGCACATATATAGTTCAGACACTAATCTAGAAATTAAATTGCCTGTAGGAATTCCATATGTTTCATCATATTGACATTTTCTAATTAAAGTATCTAAACTATTTGAAAATCCATCTTTTTTATTACTTTTTGCATTAACTTTGCCATCAATCATCCAAGGAATACTATGTGTGTATAAAGTATGATAAAAATTTGATAAATCTAAATGCAATCTTCTTATTCCAGAATATAATAATTTTTGTCTTAACTCATCGGTATCCACAAATCCATAAAAATTAAAAAATTTAGAAGTCGAAAGCTTATTTTTTTCAAATATTTTTATAAATTCCTCCTTATTTTTATTAACAAAAAATACTAATAATAAATAACTATAAAGATTGGGCAATTTATATAATCTCCTATTTGATATATTTTTGGGTATTGAAAAATATATCGGTTCTGTTGCTTTATAGTTATTAATTTTTTTATTATCATCTACGTTAAAAAACTTTTCTTTATCAATATCATTCATATTTTTAATAAAATTAGCAACTGCAGTCATATTAAAAATTCTTGAAAAAAAAGCATCTGCTGTTCCCTCTGATACTTCATATAAATACCTTTCATCTTTTATACTATTTTTTTTCTTTATTGATACATCATAATACCCATATTTTATCAAAAAATCTATCTGAAAAATATGATTATAAATTTTCTTAATTTTATTTTCCATTATTATTCCTTCCCTTAAATAAACTCAACCCTATAACTAACCTTACTCTCTCCAGAATTTCTCTCAATCAGACTACTTAACTTCCTAAAAGTCTCATCCTTCAATGAAATATTATCCTTAAATGCAGAATCTCTAAATACAAATTTTATTGGTAACGGCTCTAATAAAGCTAATTTTTCCACCATTTGCTCTGTTATTTCTGTTTCAAGGCAAATCAAGTATGTACTTGCATACAGATAAGTTCTATTTCCAATATCTGTCAACACTTCCAGATTTTCTGACAAAGGAACATCATTCTGTCTTAACATTATTTCATAAACAATATCAATATCATTGCTTCCAAGCACAAAATCCAATGAATCAGGATCATCAAAAGAATACTGACCATCTTCATTAAAATTCTCCATGTCATACCATTTTATATTTGTATCATCCACTTTAAATGCTTTAAATCCAATATCTGGAACTTTTTTAGGCTCTTCTCCAAGTTTCAGATTTGAGTTATATTCTTCTATTTCCTGTTTTATCTTTTCTCCGGCACGTCCGATTCTCTCTTTTCCAATTTCTGCAATATTTTTATATCCAGCCTTAAATGCTTCTGATTTTTCATCAGTTATTTCAGGTAACTGAACCATTATATATTTTCTGTTTCCGTTATCTTCACTGTTTAACTGCATAACAGCATGAGCTGTTGTTGCTGAACCTGAAAAAAAATCAAGTATAATGTCATTACAATTTGTACTATTATCCACAAGATGTTTCAATAATTCTTTTGGTTTCGGAGTATCGAATATTTTTTTATTAGAAAATACTTCTTTTACTTCATTAGTAGCTTTATTATTTAAATAGTCTTTATCTTTCAAAATACTTTTTAATCTTTCTCTTCTTCCCTTTTCAAAATAATCTTTTATATAAATAGTTCCATTACTACTTGCATATAACTTATAACTTTCATTTTTTATTTTTTCTTTTCCCCAAGTCCATCTTCCTTCAGTTCCATCTGATTTATAAGGATATCTTTCTTCTAGTCCTTCCTTATATTCCAAAAAAACTTCACCACTCTTCAAAGAATAATATAAAGGAAAATATAGTGTTGGAGCATCTTCTCTTCTACTTCCTTCACCTTTTTTCATTAAAATCCCATCCATTTTATATCTTCCATGATCATCTTTTTTATCAAATTTTTTTAAATATTCTAAACTTGGAGAAATTCCTTTAAATACAGCATTCTCTGTCTTTTGATAACAAAAAAGATAATCATGATTTAAAGAAAATCCTTTTTTATCTCCTAATCCATTCTTACTTTTTTCTACAATACATTGTATCACAAAATTCTCTTCCCCAAAAATCTCATCACACAATCTCTTAAGATTAGCCTGCTCATTATCATCAATACTTATAAATATAACTCCATCATCAGTCAGTAAATCTCTAGCCAGTTTCAATCTTGGATACATCATATTCAGCCAGTTTGCATGATATCTATTAGTTGACTTCTGATTTTTCTGCAGTTTTTCATTATTTTCTGATATTATTTCCTCTGCCTTGTCGCTCTCTTCCTTGTCCATTTTAAAAGTATCATTATAGACAAAATCATTTCCTGTATTGTAAGGTGGGTCAATATATATCATTTTTATTGAGTTGTAATAATTCTGTCTTAACAGTTTCAATACTTCCAGATTATCTCCTTCGATATATATATTTTCTGTTGTATCAGTATTTTTACTATCTTTTTCCACAAATTTCAATGTTTTATTTCCAATTCCCTGCTGCACTATTTTCTTTGCATTTTGTTTTCCAGCCCAATTCAGTTCGTATCTTTCATTTCCTACTTCTTCAAAATCTCCCAGCTCTTCCTTCAATGCCTTTACATCCAGCTGTCCATCCTTTACAGCAGATGGAAATAATTGCTCCAGTGCTTTCAAATTGTCATTTACCACATTATTTATATCTCTTTTTATTTTATTATTTTTCATTTTTTCCTCCAAAATTCTAATATTTATCCAGTTCTAAAATTATTTCCCTAATCTTTTTATTAATTTCTATTTTTTCGCTATTTTTTATAGCTAATTTTATTTTTTCCTTGTAAATCACAAGATTTTTAAACTTTTCAAAAATATCATTCATCTTATTTCTGTCATACCATATTAAACTTTATAAAATATTTCCTGATTTCTGATAATATTTTTGATTTTTTAAAATATAATTTTTTATAAACATTTCAGAATAAAAATTAACCTTATTGGTCCGATTTAAAATTTTGGAGCAGTCTAATGCTCCTTCCACTTCCCTTTTTGCTGAACTCGACATTGACAAGTCAAATATTTCAGTCATTACAGTGTCTGTAACTACTATTTCATTTCTGTCATTTTGATTTAGCCTTTTCAAAGCTAATGAATACACTTCTTTTGAATTATCATAAAATCTTAATACACATGGAGATTTAATTGCTTCCTGATATAGATTGGCAAGAAATCCTGCCTTTTTTATATCGCTTATTTCAAATTCAAAATACTGAATTACTGTAAAAATATATCTTTCATCTTCTACACTTGGTATTTCTTCATCATTTATCATAGATTTTAATGTTACTAATTTTACATATTCCTTTATTTTCTTTTTTTCATCAGATTTAAATTCCTTCAGAATAAGATTCTTCAATTTTATTTCCTGATTTACTTCATATCTTTCCGGCATATTTATCATCTAACCCACCACCAGAAAAGAAATTAATTCGAAGTCATCAATCGTATCATTCTTAAAATTATTATTAAATCCTGAAAAATCAAACACTGTCTGAACAGCCTTTTCTTCCTCTTCACCTTTTATACTGTTTACCGCAGTATTAAGCAATTCTGAATAAAATCCCATTTTCGTAGCATTTTTCGTATCTTTAAAAAATTCCTTTAAAACTTTTTCCTGAACTTCATTTTTCTCATAGCATAGCTGTCTGAAAAGTTTTATAACTTCCCTTGCCTGACTGTTTTTAAATAAAATTTCTTTATTGTTATCCACAAAAATCAGGTAATAGGGATAAAGGGAACTGTCATTCTTAGGTTTAGCATTATTTTTACTATGTTTAAAGCAGAACAGCACTCCCTTCTGTTCACCTTCAGTTACAGAATAAATTCCTTTAGGTATTTTGTTTATTTCCTTATGATTATTCACATAATTTGAAAGTTCATACAGATATTCGTTCATATTAAGGTCTGTCAATGAAATATTTTCATTTGTATCTTCTATATCTATCACTTCATCCTTCAGTTTTTCCAGCTGTCTTTTCCTAAAGTTAAAATCATTCATTTCAGGATTAAGCATATCTTCATCCCCAGTAGAAGCGATATTTAATGTTGTCATTTTCCCTTTTACTCTTCTCTCCAAGTCCAAATATTCATTCAGATCTGCATTCGGAAAGAAATTAATCATCTGTATTTTGTCATTTCTACTTCCTATTCTGTCCACTCTTCCAAATCTCTGAATAAGCGACACAGGATTCCACTGAATATCAAAGTTTATTACAGTGTCACAGTCCTGTAAATTCTGCCCTTCTGAAATACAGTCTGTTCCCACTATAATATCTATCTGTTCTTCCTGTGGGATTTCAATTTTCATTTTGGACTTTGGTGAAAAAGCACTCAGAATACTATGAAAGTCCTCTCTTACTTTTTTATTTGAAGTTTTCACTCCTTTACCTGTAACACTTGCTATATTAATATCTTTACCAGCGAATTTTTTTAACAGCTCAGAATAGATATAGTTTGCAGTATCAGCAAATGCTGTAAAAATAAGTATTTTTCTATTTCCTTCATTATATGGTGTATTTTCAACCTTATTTTCCACAATCTTTTCCAGTTCATGAATCTTGTTATCTCTATCTTCTTTCAATAAAATCAATGTTTCATCATATATTTTTTTTACAATATCTCTATCATTATACAGCTCCTCAAGATAGGCATTTATTCTCAAATCTTCTACCTTTATTTCATACTTACTTCTTTCAATATAGATTTCATCTTCATTTTCCACATCAAGCTCTTCTTCAATCTGCTGTCCTCTCTGTAAGTTATCTATTGTCTTATCAATATTTTCAATCAGTCTTTTCAACGTTTCAGAAAAAGAATAAACAGAACTTTCGAGCCTTTTAAATAAG
Coding sequences:
- a CDS encoding RNA-directed DNA polymerase, yielding MNDIDKEKFFNVDDNKKINNYKATEPIYFSIPKNISNRRLYKLPNLYSYLLLVFFVNKNKEEFIKIFEKNKLSTSKFFNFYGFVDTDELRQKLLYSGIRRLHLDLSNFYHTLYTHSIPWMIDGKVNAKSNKKDGFSNSLDTLIRKCQYDETYGIPTGNLISRLVSELYMCYFDKKIEEHGFRYSRYVDDICFPYSFESEEIEFLSIFRKICKEHNLMINENKTQIENFPFLNKSDKTKIFGYFDNIEKKLTIEKWVEKIKNFIDYCIAEEASGNKGAIKCIFSGLKKINPKNNKINEIFSFYSSKTNFNIFEKILDASLKDSKLTNKFIDLFETLKRKGFKRENAEKIVNEYFSNNKIEYQKK
- a CDS encoding site-specific DNA-methyltransferase, producing MKNNKIKRDINNVVNDNLKALEQLFPSAVKDGQLDVKALKEELGDFEEVGNERYELNWAGKQNAKKIVQQGIGNKTLKFVEKDSKNTDTTENIYIEGDNLEVLKLLRQNYYNSIKMIYIDPPYNTGNDFVYNDTFKMDKEESDKAEEIISENNEKLQKNQKSTNRYHANWLNMMYPRLKLARDLLTDDGVIFISIDDNEQANLKRLCDEIFGEENFVIQCIVEKSKNGLGDKKGFSLNHDYLFCYQKTENAVFKGISPSLEYLKKFDKKDDHGRYKMDGILMKKGEGSRREDAPTLYFPLYYSLKSGEVFLEYKEGLEERYPYKSDGTEGRWTWGKEKIKNESYKLYASSNGTIYIKDYFEKGRRERLKSILKDKDYLNNKATNEVKEVFSNKKIFDTPKPKELLKHLVDNSTNCNDIILDFFSGSATTAHAVMQLNSEDNGNRKYIMVQLPEITDEKSEAFKAGYKNIAEIGKERIGRAGEKIKQEIEEYNSNLKLGEEPKKVPDIGFKAFKVDDTNIKWYDMENFNEDGQYSFDDPDSLDFVLGSNDIDIVYEIMLRQNDVPLSENLEVLTDIGNRTYLYASTYLICLETEITEQMVEKLALLEPLPIKFVFRDSAFKDNISLKDETFRKLSSLIERNSGESKVSYRVEFI
- a CDS encoding DUF4391 domain-containing protein, translated to MINMPERYEVNQEIKLKNLILKEFKSDEKKKIKEYVKLVTLKSMINDEEIPSVEDERYIFTVIQYFEFEISDIKKAGFLANLYQEAIKSPCVLRFYDNSKEVYSLALKRLNQNDRNEIVVTDTVMTEIFDLSMSSSAKREVEGALDCSKILNRTNKVNFYSEMFIKNYILKNQKYYQKSGNIL